In Horticoccus luteus, the following proteins share a genomic window:
- the pyrE gene encoding orotate phosphoribosyltransferase has protein sequence MDSLQQEVLDIFTRTRALLRGHFVLRSGLHSGHFFQCAQVCQHMDAVERLTELLVGKLAGLEFSTVLAPAMGGLVLGQEVARQTRRRYIFAEKENNVLVLRRGFTFAPGERVLIVEDVVTRGGRVLECLDIVRRMGAVPAGVAMLVDRSGGALRLDVPAVSLLELSFPTYPADALPPELAGIPVEKPGS, from the coding sequence ATGGATTCACTCCAGCAGGAGGTCTTGGATATTTTCACCCGCACGAGAGCGTTGCTGCGCGGACATTTCGTGCTGCGCTCGGGTTTGCACAGCGGACATTTTTTCCAGTGCGCCCAAGTCTGCCAGCACATGGATGCGGTTGAGCGCCTGACTGAACTGCTCGTGGGCAAGCTCGCCGGCTTGGAGTTCAGCACGGTCCTCGCTCCGGCGATGGGCGGTCTCGTGCTCGGACAGGAGGTCGCTCGCCAGACGCGGCGGAGATATATTTTCGCCGAGAAGGAAAACAACGTCCTGGTGCTGCGCCGCGGTTTCACTTTCGCGCCGGGTGAACGCGTGCTGATCGTCGAGGATGTGGTGACGCGAGGCGGTCGCGTGCTCGAATGCCTCGACATCGTGCGGCGGATGGGCGCCGTGCCGGCCGGAGTCGCCATGCTGGTCGATCGCAGCGGCGGTGCGTTGCGCCTCGATGTCCCCGCGGTCTCGCTGTTGGAATTAAGCTTCCCCACCTACCCTGCTGACGCGCTTCCACCCGAGCTGGCGGGCATCCCGGTCGAAAAACCCGGGAGTTGA
- a CDS encoding OmpH family outer membrane protein, whose product MKKYLHVLIALGVLALTAGVGRAQPALKIAVVDMAKLYDSHYKTEEQNAKLRADEQKAQEELDRLNKEGNALVSEYKELVDQSNNPTATAEAKSKAQSEAQQKLEEIQKKQNEVGSFKANIQRSLQQRLQTFRNVILEEIGKIATDVAKRRGATLLIDKAGPTLIGVPTVLYADSAYEITDDVMKEINKDRPASAPAASGAPAAGSAPAASTPPAASAPSSDGPQITVPGVTPKKN is encoded by the coding sequence ATGAAAAAATACCTCCACGTTCTCATTGCGCTCGGCGTTCTGGCGTTAACCGCCGGCGTTGGGCGTGCTCAACCCGCGCTCAAGATCGCGGTGGTCGATATGGCCAAGCTTTACGACAGCCACTACAAAACCGAGGAGCAAAACGCGAAGCTCCGCGCCGACGAACAGAAGGCCCAGGAAGAGCTCGATCGCTTGAACAAAGAGGGCAACGCGCTCGTCAGCGAATATAAGGAGCTGGTCGACCAATCGAACAATCCCACCGCCACGGCTGAAGCCAAGAGCAAGGCGCAAAGCGAAGCCCAACAGAAGCTCGAGGAAATCCAGAAGAAGCAAAACGAAGTTGGCAGCTTCAAGGCCAACATTCAGCGCTCGCTGCAACAGCGCCTCCAGACTTTCCGCAATGTGATTCTCGAAGAAATCGGCAAGATCGCGACCGACGTCGCGAAGCGTCGCGGCGCCACTTTGTTGATCGACAAGGCCGGTCCGACGCTGATCGGCGTGCCCACCGTGCTCTACGCCGACAGCGCTTATGAGATCACGGATGACGTGATGAAGGAGATCAACAAGGACCGCCCGGCGTCTGCCCCCGCCGCGAGCGGCGCACCTGCTGCCGGCTCCGCGCCCGCGGCCAGCACGCCTCCGGCGGCGTCCGCGCCGTCTTCTGACGGCCCGCAGATCACGGTCCCCGGTGTCACGCCGAAAAAGAACTAA
- a CDS encoding ribose-phosphate diphosphokinase: MSASRLKIFAGNSNRSLAEQICQSIGQPLGEATVTSFPDGESFVKINENIRGGDVFIIQSTCPPTNHHLMELLIMIDAARRASAQRITAVIPFYGYARQDRKDQPRVPITAKLVANLLVAAGATRILTMDLHSQQIQGFFDIPVDHLYASPVFFEYLKSVRRENLVVCSPDVGGMKMAAAYADVLGAGLGMVAKKRKSATTVEAINVVGEVDGCDVLLVDDITETAGTLTAAARILREHGARSVRAAVSHCILNEVAIERLKAGLIDELITTDSTPIDTKGLPITVLSIARLLGEAICRINRDESVTSLFQIKGF, encoded by the coding sequence ATGAGCGCCTCGCGGCTGAAGATTTTTGCCGGCAATTCCAACCGATCTCTCGCTGAGCAGATCTGCCAAAGCATTGGGCAGCCGCTGGGAGAGGCGACGGTCACGAGCTTTCCCGACGGGGAGTCGTTTGTTAAGATCAACGAAAACATCCGCGGCGGCGACGTGTTCATCATCCAGTCGACCTGCCCGCCAACGAATCATCACTTGATGGAGCTGCTGATCATGATCGATGCCGCGAGACGGGCGTCGGCTCAGCGCATCACGGCGGTGATTCCGTTTTACGGCTACGCCCGGCAGGATCGAAAGGATCAGCCGCGCGTGCCGATCACCGCAAAGCTCGTCGCCAACCTGCTCGTGGCCGCGGGCGCGACGCGGATTTTGACGATGGATCTACACAGCCAGCAGATCCAAGGGTTCTTCGATATTCCGGTCGATCATCTGTATGCTTCGCCGGTTTTCTTCGAGTATCTTAAATCTGTGCGGCGCGAGAATCTGGTCGTCTGTTCGCCCGATGTGGGCGGCATGAAGATGGCCGCCGCCTACGCTGATGTTCTCGGGGCGGGCTTGGGTATGGTGGCCAAGAAGCGGAAGAGTGCGACCACCGTCGAGGCAATCAATGTCGTTGGTGAAGTGGATGGGTGCGACGTGTTGCTGGTCGACGACATTACGGAGACCGCGGGCACGCTGACCGCGGCGGCGCGGATATTGCGCGAGCACGGCGCGCGGAGCGTCCGTGCGGCGGTGAGCCACTGCATCCTGAACGAAGTGGCCATCGAACGCCTCAAAGCCGGCCTGATCGACGAACTCATCACGACCGATTCGACTCCGATCGATACGAAAGGTCTGCCCATTACGGTGCTGAGCATCGCGCGACTGCTGGGCGAAGCGATTTGCCGGATCAACCGCGACGAGAGCGTGACAAGTCTGTTTCAGATCAAAGGATTCTAG
- a CDS encoding single-stranded DNA-binding protein has protein sequence MANYNKVMLIGNLTRDPELRVTPKGTAICQFGLAINRQFKDESGAARDETTFVDIEAWGRQGETISKYCSKGRPLFVEGRLRFDQWEDKTSGQKRSRLKVVLENFQFLGEGRRDGASGGAAGEEGEKTPEQHSPAPRAASPRPAAPPENLDEDVPF, from the coding sequence ATGGCAAATTACAACAAGGTTATGCTGATCGGCAACCTGACGCGCGACCCGGAGTTGCGGGTCACTCCGAAGGGAACCGCTATTTGCCAGTTTGGACTCGCGATCAACCGTCAGTTCAAGGACGAGTCCGGCGCCGCGCGCGATGAAACGACGTTTGTCGATATCGAAGCTTGGGGCCGTCAGGGCGAGACGATTTCGAAGTATTGCTCGAAGGGCCGGCCGTTGTTTGTTGAAGGGCGTCTGCGCTTCGACCAATGGGAGGACAAAACCTCAGGCCAGAAACGCAGCCGTCTCAAGGTCGTGCTCGAAAACTTTCAGTTTCTCGGTGAAGGCCGGCGCGACGGTGCTTCAGGTGGTGCCGCCGGCGAGGAAGGCGAAAAGACGCCCGAGCAGCATTCGCCGGCACCACGGGCTGCTTCACCGCGCCCCGCGGCGCCTCCCGAAAACTTAGATGAAGATGTGCCGTTCTGA
- a CDS encoding Do family serine endopeptidase: MLRPLIFALSALLVPATGIGAAGAASPGVSHPMPALKIDRSPVGEGQSALVTSYADIVEPVQRAVVSVYSTKIVREEVPMAPILRQFFGGAVPERESKQEGLGSGVIVSAGGYILTNNHVVADADELKVLLPDGREFIAKVIGTDPKTDIAVIKIDVADLPFVTLADSDKLRVGDIVFAVGNPLDVGQTVTMGIISAKGRTKLGLLQDVAGYESFIQTDAAINPGNSGGALIDAKGRLIGINSAIFSNTHTNIGIGFAIPVNLAASIMTSLIETGKVTRGNLGVTTELVGPENAEAFKLPKDVRGLAVTDLAPGGPAQKAGVKRADVIVGINDRKVTSVEEMRLYVAQLRPGAPVQIKVMRDGVEHVLNATVGILDDQPDELLAGVKVAAVSDDVRRSLGLNPRIGGVLITNIAPDSDYRDRLVEGVVIVEINRTAINDPASARAALRPGRNLFLVYFRGVFRYVTVAVK; the protein is encoded by the coding sequence ATGTTGCGTCCGCTCATTTTCGCCCTGTCGGCTCTCTTGGTTCCGGCCACCGGCATCGGGGCCGCCGGCGCAGCTTCGCCGGGTGTTTCACACCCGATGCCGGCGCTCAAGATCGACCGTTCGCCTGTCGGTGAAGGTCAATCGGCGCTGGTCACGAGTTACGCCGATATCGTGGAGCCGGTGCAGCGCGCTGTGGTGTCGGTCTATTCGACGAAGATCGTCCGCGAGGAAGTGCCGATGGCGCCGATTCTCCGGCAGTTTTTTGGCGGGGCCGTTCCGGAACGCGAATCGAAGCAAGAGGGGTTGGGCTCAGGCGTGATTGTGTCCGCCGGCGGGTATATTTTAACCAACAACCACGTCGTGGCTGACGCGGACGAACTCAAGGTGCTCCTCCCGGACGGACGGGAGTTTATCGCCAAGGTCATCGGCACCGATCCCAAGACGGATATTGCGGTGATAAAAATCGACGTGGCCGATCTGCCCTTCGTCACGTTGGCCGATAGCGATAAACTTCGGGTCGGCGACATCGTCTTCGCCGTCGGTAACCCGCTCGACGTCGGCCAGACGGTGACGATGGGGATCATCTCGGCCAAGGGCCGAACCAAACTTGGGTTGCTGCAAGACGTCGCCGGCTACGAGAGCTTCATTCAAACGGACGCAGCGATCAACCCGGGCAATTCCGGAGGGGCGTTGATCGACGCCAAGGGGCGCTTGATCGGCATTAACAGCGCGATTTTTTCCAATACGCACACGAACATCGGCATCGGTTTTGCGATTCCCGTGAATCTAGCGGCTTCGATCATGACCTCGCTGATCGAAACGGGAAAAGTCACCCGCGGAAATCTGGGCGTGACCACTGAGCTTGTCGGGCCGGAAAACGCGGAAGCGTTCAAGTTGCCCAAGGATGTGCGCGGCCTCGCCGTCACCGATCTCGCGCCGGGCGGTCCGGCTCAGAAGGCCGGTGTCAAACGGGCGGACGTGATCGTCGGCATTAACGATCGCAAGGTGACCTCCGTCGAAGAGATGCGCCTTTACGTTGCGCAACTACGCCCGGGCGCGCCGGTGCAGATCAAAGTTATGCGCGACGGCGTCGAGCATGTGTTGAATGCGACCGTAGGCATCTTGGACGACCAACCCGACGAATTGCTCGCCGGCGTTAAAGTGGCGGCGGTGAGTGACGACGTGCGACGCTCGCTCGGGTTGAACCCGCGCATTGGCGGCGTGCTCATCACAAACATCGCACCCGATTCCGACTACCGTGATCGGTTGGTCGAAGGCGTGGTCATCGTGGAGATCAACCGCACTGCGATCAACGATCCGGCCTCTGCCCGAGCGGCCCTTCGCCCGGGCCGTAATCTGTTCCTCGTCTATTTCCGCGGAGTGTTTCGTTATGTCACCGTGGCGGTGAAATAA
- the lpxD gene encoding UDP-3-O-(3-hydroxymyristoyl)glucosamine N-acyltransferase → MLVSFSPEEIMAIVKPSATRGATTATIRGIASLKSARSGDLSFLGSAKYKADAAASQASILLVPADYAGDPKGEQSLLLVENPSLALSRICARIEQLLWPKPPSGVHPSAFVAETAQVDETATIGPLCVVEADAKIGAGTQVQSGVHIGRGAKIGAQCWLMPGVVVTAECQIGDRVRLQPGVVIGSDGFGYEFVQGRHEKVPQIGNVVLGDDVEIGANSTIDRARIGSTIVGEGTKVDNLVQVAHGVIIGKHCILCAQVGISGSTTIEDYVVLGGQAGVGGHITLGKGTKVGGQTGLSTDTAPGSFVNGTPARPYVLERRLEVLHARLPELFKRMDAVEVGLKKSSSSSPVGQDAAQ, encoded by the coding sequence ATGCTCGTATCTTTCAGCCCCGAGGAAATTATGGCCATCGTGAAGCCGAGCGCCACCCGCGGTGCCACGACGGCGACGATTCGGGGGATTGCCTCGTTGAAATCAGCCCGGTCAGGTGACCTTTCGTTTCTTGGGAGCGCGAAATACAAGGCGGACGCGGCGGCCTCGCAGGCGTCCATTTTGCTGGTCCCGGCCGATTATGCCGGCGATCCGAAAGGTGAGCAGAGTCTGTTGCTGGTGGAAAACCCATCGCTCGCGCTCTCGCGGATTTGCGCACGGATCGAGCAACTCTTGTGGCCAAAACCACCCTCAGGCGTGCATCCCTCGGCGTTTGTCGCGGAGACCGCGCAAGTGGATGAAACGGCGACGATCGGACCGCTGTGCGTGGTGGAGGCTGACGCCAAAATTGGTGCGGGGACGCAGGTGCAGTCAGGCGTTCACATTGGTCGAGGAGCCAAGATCGGCGCTCAGTGTTGGCTGATGCCGGGTGTCGTGGTCACCGCGGAATGCCAAATCGGCGATCGCGTGCGTCTCCAGCCCGGCGTGGTGATCGGATCGGATGGTTTTGGCTACGAATTTGTGCAGGGCCGGCACGAGAAGGTGCCGCAGATCGGCAACGTGGTGCTCGGCGACGACGTCGAGATCGGAGCCAACAGCACGATCGATCGGGCGCGCATCGGCAGCACGATCGTAGGCGAGGGGACGAAGGTCGATAACCTCGTGCAGGTCGCTCACGGGGTGATCATCGGCAAACACTGCATCCTGTGCGCGCAGGTGGGGATCTCCGGCAGCACGACGATTGAGGACTACGTCGTGCTAGGGGGGCAGGCGGGCGTGGGTGGCCATATCACGCTCGGCAAAGGCACGAAGGTGGGAGGGCAGACGGGGCTCAGCACGGACACGGCTCCGGGAAGTTTCGTCAACGGCACGCCGGCGCGGCCGTATGTTTTGGAGCGGCGGCTCGAAGTGCTGCACGCCCGCCTGCCCGAGTTGTTCAAGCGCATGGATGCGGTCGAGGTCGGTTTAAAAAAGTCTTCCTCCTCATCTCCGGTCGGACAAGATGCCGCGCAATGA
- the bamA gene encoding outer membrane protein assembly factor BamA → MTTGYAQRAPEAPVYRVGKIAVKFIGNAIVSEQVVRANMQVHEGGELDEAMIDRDIRSLYKTGLFEFIEVKREVLPDHTVNLVVEITPKFRVLAVRFEGNKAVKSKRLEKEVKSKPNTSLDERQVKEDVEKLREYYQKSGYNQVSVNYAIDRDRSTGFGTIIFKIKEGAKVKIAAVRFVGNANVKDRRLRKEMETKKWWMFSWLTGSGRFKDEQFEDDLDKLRDFYREQGYLDVEIAPDKISYDYPTPSKLLITIRVVEGRRYRVGAITFSGNKLYSSQLLGRVVRQKSGAIFAPSKLDKDVERLEDFYGRDGYLDTRVRLSRKPNIATGNIDIQYDVNESDKFHVESIVIEGNTKSKSTVILRELTLGPGDVFNSVRMKISKLRLENTRFFDDVNLSPQDTNIPGRRNLRVAVKEGRTGNLTFGAGFSSLERATVFAEVSQSNFDLFNRRSLFQGDGQKFRLRLQLGSLSSEATLSFEEPWFLQRELALGFNLSRQSSDYNSSYYTQVQTNAEVYLRKRLFELVEGRVSYSFGFIDITNVSPDASVYISDYAGKHYISRVGLQLLRDTRDKIINTTMGNRVEFDADVAGGVLGGSEDYYRLEFRGAQFFPIFETQTQVLSLLARAGVIQNYGRSTDVPYYNRFYLGGPTTLRGFEYYDVSPRDRVGEPIGGKSYGMFSAEYSMDIVSPIRFAVFYDAGFVNKGAYDFNPSDYHDNFGFGIRLFVAGAPLSLDLGIPLTGDKAAKKGNQFNFSFGTRF, encoded by the coding sequence TTGACGACCGGCTATGCCCAGCGCGCTCCGGAAGCGCCGGTCTATCGCGTCGGCAAGATCGCGGTCAAATTCATCGGCAACGCGATTGTCAGCGAGCAGGTTGTGCGCGCCAACATGCAAGTCCATGAGGGCGGCGAACTCGACGAGGCGATGATCGATCGCGACATTCGTTCGCTCTATAAGACCGGTTTGTTTGAGTTCATCGAAGTCAAACGCGAGGTCCTCCCGGATCACACTGTGAACCTCGTGGTGGAGATCACCCCCAAGTTTCGCGTGCTGGCGGTGCGCTTTGAAGGCAATAAAGCGGTGAAATCGAAGCGCTTGGAAAAGGAAGTGAAGTCCAAGCCAAATACCTCGCTCGATGAGCGCCAGGTCAAAGAGGACGTCGAAAAGTTGCGCGAATATTATCAGAAGAGCGGTTACAACCAAGTGTCGGTCAATTACGCGATCGACCGCGATCGGAGCACTGGCTTCGGCACAATTATTTTCAAGATCAAGGAAGGCGCCAAGGTGAAGATCGCCGCGGTGCGTTTCGTCGGCAATGCCAACGTCAAGGACCGCCGGTTGCGCAAAGAGATGGAGACGAAGAAATGGTGGATGTTCTCTTGGTTGACGGGATCCGGGCGTTTCAAGGACGAGCAGTTCGAAGACGACCTCGACAAGCTGCGCGATTTCTACCGCGAACAAGGGTATCTCGACGTCGAGATCGCGCCTGACAAGATCTCCTACGACTACCCAACGCCTTCGAAACTGTTGATCACGATCCGCGTGGTGGAAGGCCGCCGCTACCGCGTGGGCGCAATTACGTTCAGCGGAAACAAACTCTATTCCTCGCAATTGCTCGGCCGCGTGGTGCGCCAAAAGAGCGGCGCGATTTTCGCGCCGTCAAAACTCGATAAGGATGTGGAGCGGCTCGAGGATTTTTACGGCCGCGACGGCTATCTCGACACCCGCGTGCGCTTGTCGCGCAAGCCGAACATCGCGACCGGTAACATCGATATCCAATACGATGTGAACGAGAGCGACAAATTCCACGTCGAGTCGATCGTCATCGAGGGGAACACCAAGTCCAAAAGCACCGTGATCCTGCGCGAACTTACGCTCGGACCGGGCGATGTGTTCAACAGCGTGCGGATGAAAATCAGCAAGCTGCGTCTCGAGAACACGCGGTTTTTCGACGATGTGAATCTTTCGCCGCAGGACACGAACATCCCTGGACGCCGCAACCTCCGTGTCGCGGTCAAGGAAGGGCGCACCGGCAATTTGACGTTCGGCGCCGGTTTCAGCTCGCTGGAACGCGCGACCGTTTTCGCGGAAGTTTCCCAATCCAATTTCGACTTATTCAACCGTCGCTCGCTCTTTCAGGGCGATGGCCAGAAGTTCCGGCTGCGTTTGCAACTCGGCTCGCTGTCCAGTGAAGCCACGCTCTCCTTTGAGGAGCCGTGGTTCCTGCAACGCGAACTCGCGCTTGGCTTCAACCTCTCGCGTCAGTCATCCGATTACAACAGCAGCTATTACACGCAGGTCCAAACCAACGCCGAAGTTTATCTGCGCAAGCGCCTCTTCGAACTGGTCGAAGGCCGCGTCTCTTACAGTTTTGGCTTCATCGACATCACCAACGTCTCGCCTGATGCCTCGGTTTACATCAGCGACTACGCGGGAAAACATTATATCTCCCGAGTCGGTTTGCAGCTTCTGCGTGATACGCGGGACAAGATCATCAACACCACGATGGGCAACCGCGTGGAGTTTGATGCTGATGTTGCGGGCGGCGTTTTGGGAGGCAGCGAAGACTACTATCGCTTGGAATTCCGCGGAGCGCAGTTCTTCCCGATCTTCGAAACGCAAACCCAGGTGTTGAGTCTCCTGGCTCGTGCGGGCGTCATCCAGAACTATGGGCGCAGCACGGACGTGCCTTATTACAATCGATTCTATCTCGGTGGCCCGACGACTTTGCGCGGCTTCGAGTATTACGATGTGAGTCCGCGCGACCGAGTGGGCGAGCCCATCGGTGGCAAGTCTTACGGGATGTTCAGCGCTGAATACTCCATGGATATCGTCAGCCCGATCCGCTTCGCCGTGTTTTACGACGCCGGCTTCGTGAACAAAGGGGCCTACGATTTCAACCCCTCCGACTACCACGACAATTTCGGTTTTGGCATCCGCCTGTTTGTGGCGGGAGCGCCTTTGAGCCTCGATTTGGGCATTCCGCTCACGGGCGACAAGGCCGCCAAAAAAGGAAACCAGTTTAACTTTTCTTTTGGCACCCGGTTCTAA
- the dnaB gene encoding replicative DNA helicase gives MADSDSASVPARSPRTERAAPAMFGRELPHSLEAEEYLLSCCFIDGTDTVARCLEDKLTPKAFFAPANQLIFEKLTDLYHRSLPMEIAVVAEELKAEGKLAAVGGYAYMSQVSSRIPTTAQAPYFIERVRDLHVLREVIHAAGDIVERSFGLTGSVDEFIDQVEKDMFAVTQNRVSDSAKPMKEPAREAMNIITKMMMKKGELTGVPSGFHDLDKMTFGFQRQEMIILAARPSMGKTSFALNIADYAALPKKGESAATLIFSLEMSAAQLALRMLCSRARINMKLLREGLLSKNGTEQQELLKAADELSKAPIYIDDSSSMSIMQLRAKARRVHARRKLGFIIVDYLQLMSPIDSSVPREQQVAEASRGLKALAKELDVPVLVLSQLNRSSEKDNRTPRLSDLRESGSIEQDADVVLMLARPKDADEKFQTAADSAELIVAKQRNGPVGELKLTFLRDITRFENFTQ, from the coding sequence ATGGCTGATTCTGATTCTGCTTCTGTTCCGGCGCGCAGTCCGCGCACGGAACGTGCGGCGCCGGCGATGTTCGGCCGGGAATTGCCGCACAGCCTGGAGGCGGAGGAGTATTTGCTTTCCTGCTGTTTCATCGACGGCACCGATACGGTGGCGCGTTGCCTCGAGGACAAACTCACGCCGAAGGCGTTTTTCGCGCCGGCCAACCAGCTGATATTCGAAAAGCTGACGGACCTTTACCATCGGAGTCTGCCGATGGAGATCGCCGTCGTGGCGGAGGAGTTGAAGGCCGAGGGGAAACTCGCGGCGGTCGGCGGCTATGCGTATATGAGCCAAGTCAGCTCGCGCATCCCGACGACGGCGCAGGCGCCTTACTTTATCGAAAGAGTGCGCGATCTGCATGTGCTCCGCGAGGTCATTCACGCCGCCGGCGATATTGTGGAGCGCTCGTTTGGGCTGACCGGCAGCGTCGACGAGTTCATCGATCAGGTGGAGAAGGATATGTTCGCCGTGACGCAGAATCGCGTCTCGGACTCGGCGAAGCCGATGAAGGAGCCGGCGCGCGAGGCGATGAACATCATCACGAAAATGATGATGAAGAAAGGAGAGCTCACGGGAGTGCCGTCGGGGTTTCATGACCTCGATAAAATGACCTTTGGGTTTCAGCGGCAGGAAATGATCATCCTCGCGGCCCGACCATCGATGGGTAAGACGAGTTTCGCGCTGAATATCGCGGATTATGCGGCCCTGCCGAAGAAGGGCGAATCTGCGGCGACTCTGATCTTCTCGTTGGAAATGAGCGCCGCGCAACTGGCGTTGCGTATGTTGTGCTCACGCGCGCGCATCAACATGAAGCTTCTGCGCGAGGGGCTGCTGTCGAAGAACGGGACCGAGCAACAGGAGCTTTTGAAGGCGGCGGACGAATTGTCCAAGGCGCCGATCTACATCGACGATTCAAGCAGCATGTCGATCATGCAGCTGCGGGCCAAGGCGCGTCGCGTGCACGCCCGGCGCAAACTTGGATTTATTATCGTCGATTACTTGCAACTGATGAGTCCGATCGACTCCAGCGTGCCGCGGGAGCAGCAAGTGGCGGAAGCTTCCCGTGGATTGAAGGCGTTGGCGAAGGAACTCGACGTCCCCGTGCTTGTATTATCCCAGCTCAACCGCTCGTCCGAGAAGGACAACCGCACGCCTCGGCTTTCCGACTTGCGCGAGTCCGGCTCGATCGAGCAAGACGCCGACGTTGTCCTGATGCTTGCCCGACCCAAAGATGCAGACGAGAAATTCCAAACCGCCGCGGACTCGGCGGAGTTAATCGTTGCCAAGCAGCGAAACGGACCGGTAGGAGAATTGAAGCTTACGTTCCTAAGAGACATCACCCGCTTTGAAAACTTCACTCAGTAG
- the rplI gene encoding 50S ribosomal protein L9 yields MAYSEVLLVQPVEGLGGEGDQVKVRAGYARNFLLPRHIAVPVTNANRKQIEALKKRRGEREAQELNGAQELAHKLEKMSIVFVVKTGEGGKMFGAITANDVHEKLVAGGVTIDKKRIHLHTPVKTIGKHEVKVRLHQEVSVELAFDVVSENPVEVAPVEEQK; encoded by the coding sequence ATGGCCTACAGTGAAGTCCTCCTTGTCCAACCCGTCGAAGGTCTCGGCGGCGAAGGCGATCAAGTCAAAGTCCGCGCGGGCTATGCCCGCAATTTCCTGCTGCCCCGCCACATTGCGGTGCCGGTCACGAATGCGAATCGCAAGCAGATCGAGGCGTTAAAAAAACGCCGCGGCGAGCGTGAGGCGCAAGAGCTGAACGGCGCGCAGGAACTCGCTCACAAGCTCGAGAAAATGAGCATCGTTTTCGTCGTGAAGACGGGCGAGGGCGGCAAGATGTTCGGGGCGATCACCGCGAACGACGTGCACGAGAAACTCGTCGCGGGCGGGGTGACCATCGACAAGAAACGCATCCATCTGCACACGCCGGTAAAGACGATCGGCAAGCACGAGGTGAAGGTGCGTCTGCACCAGGAAGTGAGCGTTGAGTTGGCTTTCGACGTCGTCTCCGAGAATCCGGTCGAAGTGGCACCGGTCGAGGAGCAGAAATAA